In one Streptomyces sp. NBC_01241 genomic region, the following are encoded:
- a CDS encoding alpha/beta hydrolase, which translates to MSSTELPGVRAAAAVAPTVSTIGAAEGEELRSVTLPGLTLTVRSRPPERTGMPPALYVHGLGGSSRNWSALMPLLQDVVDGEAVDLPGFGDSPPPDDGNYSVTGHARAVIRFLDAAERGPVHLFGNSLGGAVATRVAAVRPDLVRTLTLIAPALPEIRVQRTAAPTALLAVPGVASLFARMSRGWTAEERTRGVMALCYGDPARVSESGFREAVAEMEHRLELPYFWDAMARSARGIVDAYTLGGQHGLWRQAERVLAPTQLVYGGRDQLVSYRMARRASAAFRDSRLLTLPDAGHVAMMEYPEAVAQAFRELLDERGRS; encoded by the coding sequence ATGTCTTCGACCGAGCTGCCGGGAGTCCGTGCCGCCGCCGCAGTGGCCCCGACGGTGAGCACCATCGGGGCTGCGGAGGGGGAGGAGCTGCGCTCCGTCACGCTGCCCGGGCTGACGCTGACCGTCCGGTCCCGGCCGCCGGAGCGCACCGGGATGCCGCCCGCGCTCTACGTCCACGGGCTCGGCGGCTCCTCGCGGAACTGGTCGGCGCTGATGCCGCTGCTCCAGGACGTGGTGGACGGCGAGGCGGTCGACCTGCCCGGGTTCGGTGACTCGCCGCCGCCGGACGACGGCAACTACTCGGTCACCGGCCACGCCCGCGCCGTGATCCGGTTCCTCGACGCGGCGGAGCGCGGGCCCGTCCACCTGTTCGGCAATTCGCTGGGTGGTGCCGTGGCCACCCGGGTCGCCGCGGTCCGCCCCGACCTGGTGCGCACCCTCACTCTCATCGCGCCCGCGCTCCCCGAGATCCGGGTCCAGCGGACGGCCGCGCCGACCGCGCTGCTCGCCGTTCCGGGCGTCGCGTCGCTGTTCGCCCGGATGTCCAGGGGCTGGACCGCGGAGGAGCGCACACGCGGCGTCATGGCACTCTGTTACGGCGATCCGGCGCGCGTCTCCGAGTCCGGCTTCCGCGAAGCGGTGGCCGAAATGGAGCACCGGCTGGAACTGCCGTACTTCTGGGACGCGATGGCCCGCTCGGCACGTGGCATCGTCGACGCGTACACGCTCGGCGGTCAGCATGGACTGTGGCGCCAGGCCGAGCGGGTGCTCGCACCGACCCAGCTCGTGTACGGCGGACGGGACCAACTCGTCTCGTACCGGATGGCGCGCAGGGCGTCCGCGGCGTTCCGCGACTCGCGGCTGCTGACACTGCCCGACGCGGGGCACGTGGCGATGATGGAGTACCCGGAGGCGGTCGCCCAGGCGTTCCGGGAGCTGCTCGACGAACGCGGCAGGAGCTGA
- a CDS encoding DUF3152 domain-containing protein, which produces MGRHSRKGPEPAGPDIDAALANGGGGREGVHPGPGSGRRRRVADAQAGADGHTPFQQTGHVRGGHPEQREPGGGWGTGPQQTVPRRQPPVGTRPLIPGPRREFVEVFDAPPAPPAPRGPAVPPARPADPYSSVGEWAEQPPSGAAAPTPTESGREGKGTRGRTFTGIAAAAVTTVLAVVVAGQVAHDSGGTSAAQPTGVDRDGVDGASRSDDRPMPKAAQAKPLSYTEKMAKAYPLSPELHGSGKFEAVPGAAKAPGRGHKYRYRIDVEKGLGLDAALFARGVQETLNDDRSWAHDGAMTFERISSGDPDFVITLASPGTTGDWCRKSGLDTTEDNVSCDSAATERVMINAYRWAQGSSTFGPDKLFAYRQMLINHEVGHRLGHNHVSCRTPGALAPVMQQQTKSLDIGGIKCRPNAWVYPVD; this is translated from the coding sequence GTGGGACGACATAGCCGAAAAGGCCCCGAACCCGCGGGCCCCGATATCGACGCCGCCCTCGCGAACGGGGGCGGCGGTCGTGAGGGCGTTCATCCGGGGCCCGGCAGCGGGCGGCGCCGGCGGGTGGCCGACGCACAGGCCGGGGCCGACGGGCACACCCCGTTCCAGCAGACCGGCCACGTCCGCGGTGGCCACCCCGAGCAGCGTGAGCCCGGCGGCGGCTGGGGGACCGGGCCGCAGCAGACGGTGCCCCGGCGTCAACCACCGGTCGGCACCCGGCCGCTGATACCCGGGCCGCGGCGCGAGTTCGTCGAGGTGTTCGACGCGCCACCCGCTCCGCCCGCACCTCGTGGGCCCGCCGTCCCGCCGGCCCGGCCGGCCGACCCGTACAGCTCGGTCGGCGAGTGGGCCGAGCAGCCGCCGAGCGGCGCCGCCGCGCCGACTCCCACCGAGAGCGGCCGGGAAGGCAAGGGCACCCGGGGGCGTACGTTCACGGGCATAGCGGCCGCCGCGGTGACCACCGTGCTCGCGGTGGTCGTGGCCGGGCAGGTCGCCCACGACAGCGGCGGGACCAGTGCCGCACAGCCCACGGGCGTCGACCGGGACGGCGTCGACGGCGCCTCCCGCTCGGACGACCGGCCGATGCCGAAGGCGGCGCAGGCCAAGCCCCTTTCGTACACGGAGAAGATGGCCAAGGCCTACCCGCTCTCCCCGGAACTGCACGGCTCCGGAAAGTTCGAGGCGGTTCCTGGGGCGGCGAAGGCCCCGGGCAGGGGGCACAAGTACCGCTATCGGATCGATGTCGAGAAGGGCCTCGGCCTCGACGCCGCGCTCTTCGCCCGGGGCGTCCAGGAAACGCTCAACGACGACCGCAGCTGGGCGCACGACGGCGCCATGACGTTCGAGCGGATCTCCTCCGGCGACCCCGATTTCGTGATCACCCTGGCCAGTCCCGGGACCACCGGCGACTGGTGCAGGAAGTCGGGTCTGGACACGACCGAGGACAACGTCTCGTGCGACTCCGCGGCCACCGAGCGCGTGATGATCAACGCCTACCGCTGGGCGCAGGGGTCGTCGACGTTCGGCCCGGACAAACTCTTCGCCTACCGCCAGATGCTGATCAACCACGAGGTCGGTCACCGGCTGGGTCACAACCATGTGAGTTGCCGCACGCCGGGAGCGCTCGCTCCAGTGATGCAGCAGCAGACGAAGTCCCTGGACATCGGCGGGATCAAGTGCCGGCCCAACGCCTGGGTGTATCCGGTGGATTGA
- a CDS encoding ferritin-like fold-containing protein, with protein sequence MAESEHTQVAAQGWEQASADPQYRAAVVDLLGALAYGELAAFERLAEDAKLAPTLADKAELAKMASAEFHHFERLADRLTAIDVEPTGAMEPFAKALDDFHRQTAPSDWLEGLVKAYVGDSIASDFYREVAARLDSDTRSLVLAVLDDTGHGNFAVEKVRAAIEADPRLGGRLALWARRLMGEALSQAQRVVADRDALSTMLVGGVADGFDLAEVGRMFSRITEAHTKRMAALGLAA encoded by the coding sequence GTGGCCGAAAGCGAGCACACGCAGGTCGCTGCCCAGGGCTGGGAGCAGGCCTCTGCCGACCCGCAATACAGGGCGGCGGTTGTCGACCTGCTCGGAGCACTCGCGTACGGGGAGCTGGCGGCCTTCGAGCGGCTCGCCGAGGACGCGAAGCTCGCACCGACGCTGGCCGACAAGGCGGAGCTGGCGAAGATGGCCTCCGCCGAATTCCATCACTTCGAGCGGCTGGCGGACCGGCTGACCGCGATCGACGTGGAGCCGACGGGCGCGATGGAGCCGTTCGCCAAGGCGCTCGACGACTTCCACCGCCAGACCGCGCCGTCGGACTGGTTGGAGGGCCTGGTCAAGGCGTACGTCGGCGACTCGATCGCCAGTGACTTCTACCGCGAGGTCGCCGCCCGGCTCGACTCGGACACCCGCTCCCTCGTCCTCGCCGTGCTCGACGACACCGGACACGGCAACTTCGCCGTGGAGAAGGTGCGCGCCGCGATCGAGGCCGACCCGCGCCTCGGCGGCCGACTCGCGCTGTGGGCGCGGCGGCTGATGGGCGAGGCGCTCTCGCAGGCCCAGCGGGTGGTGGCCGACCGCGACGCGCTGTCGACGATGCTCGTCGGCGGTGTGGCGGACGGGTTCGATCTGGCGGAGGTCGGGCGGATGTTCTCGCGGATCACCGAGGCGCACACCAAGCGGATGGCCGCGCTGGGACTGGCGGCGTAG
- a CDS encoding TetR/AcrR family transcriptional regulator yields MTAIEQTEAARPRGTRLPRRARRNQLLGAAQEVFVAQGYHSAAMDDIAERAGVSKPVLYQHFPGKLELYLALLDQHCESLLQAVRTALASTTDNKLRVAATMDAYFAYVEDEGGAFRLVFESDLTNEPAVRERVDRVSLQCAEAISDVIAGDTGLSKDESMLLAVGLGGVSQVVARYWLSSRSAIPRDTAVQLLTSLAWRGIAGFPLHGIDQH; encoded by the coding sequence GTGACAGCCATCGAGCAGACCGAGGCGGCGCGCCCGCGAGGCACTCGACTGCCTCGCCGCGCCCGACGCAACCAGCTGCTGGGCGCCGCGCAGGAAGTATTCGTGGCGCAGGGGTACCACTCCGCCGCGATGGACGACATCGCGGAACGCGCCGGGGTCAGCAAGCCGGTGCTCTACCAGCACTTCCCGGGCAAGCTGGAGCTCTATCTGGCCCTGCTCGACCAGCACTGCGAGTCGCTGCTCCAGGCGGTCCGTACGGCGCTGGCGTCGACGACCGACAACAAGCTGCGCGTCGCCGCGACGATGGACGCGTACTTCGCGTACGTCGAGGACGAGGGCGGCGCCTTCCGGCTGGTCTTCGAATCGGACCTGACCAACGAGCCCGCGGTGCGCGAGCGTGTCGACCGGGTCTCACTGCAGTGCGCGGAGGCGATCTCCGACGTCATCGCCGGTGACACGGGCCTGTCCAAGGACGAGTCGATGCTGCTCGCGGTCGGTCTGGGCGGTGTCTCCCAGGTCGTCGCCCGCTACTGGCTGTCCAGCCGGTCCGCGATCCCGCGCGACACAGCGGTGCAGCTGCTCACCTCACTGGCCTGGCGGGGCATCGCGGGCTTCCCGCTGCACGGCATCGATCAGCACTGA
- a CDS encoding DUF3107 domain-containing protein, which translates to MEVKIGVQHTPREIVLESGLSAEEVESTVAEALAGKAQLLSLTDEKGRKVLVPADRIAYVEIGEPSTRRVGFGAL; encoded by the coding sequence GTGGAGGTCAAGATCGGGGTGCAGCACACGCCCCGGGAGATCGTTCTGGAGAGCGGGCTTTCCGCCGAAGAGGTCGAGAGCACGGTCGCCGAGGCGCTCGCCGGTAAGGCGCAGCTGCTCAGCCTCACGGACGAGAAGGGCCGCAAGGTCCTGGTGCCGGCCGACCGGATCGCGTACGTGGAGATCGGCGAGCCCAGCACGCGGCGCGTGGGCTTCGGCGCGCTGTAG